The genomic window AAATTGTCCAAGAATATGGGTTTAACGTTTCAGTGTCATAAATCCAAAAACAACATTGAAAGCACAATGTTTCTGAAACTCTCGACCAAAAACTGAATTCCTATTAGGAATGCAGGAGCTTTTATAGGAAATAATTTGATATAATATGACTAAAACAAAATCCCTGTGTTCCAAATGAATTCTTAAGTTTtgaagttcttttttttttgtattttggtcaaTTAGTACCTCGTGTGCAACCTGAAAGGCTGGAACACACCGTGAGATGTGACTCCTGCTGGCTATCTTGTTTTTCTCAGGCTCGGAAACATCGCTGACATCCACCTGCACCacagtagttcagtagagtagctGTCGGAACCCACACGCGGGCGATGGCAACTGCTCCTGTGACATCCTCTGTGGCTACGAACTCCCCCTGTGTGCGGCTTCCTAGCATGCCCCTGAGGCGTGCACCTGCCACCATCTCCTTCTCCTCTCATCGTAAGCGTCCGTTCTTGCCTCAATTCCTTAACAATCACTGTCCTGCTTATCTTGATTTATTCCTCTTGTTTTTGCTTCGTGCAGCATGGCCAGCCGCATTGATCTCATGCATTGGATTGTCACAGCGCTCTGATGTGGTCGCTGCCGCGGGACACCAGAAGTTGATGGGATCTTTGACCAGCAACGAGGGGCTCAGGTTTGGGGTGGTGAGTTGAGCATTACTTAATCGAGAAACACCTATTCCTTTGCTATATAATTGATGGAATATTGATGGGACCTTAGTGAACAAAAACCATAGGTTACTGATATGTTTTTCTTTGAAAAACAGTTGCTTTTCTGCGCTTCCACACCTTTTACCTCTGAATGCACAATCCAATGACTGTATGGTTGCTTATTTAACTGTAGGTTGTGGCACGGTTCAATGAGGTCGTTACAAATTTGTTACTGCAGGGTGCCCTAGAAACTTTCGAGCGATACTCTGTTAAAGCAGAAAATATAACAGTACGCATCTTATCTCTTCTGGTTGGTTGAAGTTGTTCAGCGTCATACTAATCTGTTAAGGAATTTCTTGCAAGTAACGTTGATCCTTATTGCTTTATCACAACTTTAAAAAATTGGCAGTCCTATTGAGTGTACTTATTATATACTTACGCTCCATCCTGATGGTTTTTTGTCAAGGTCTTAAGGACCCATGAGCCATACAGAGAACTATCTTTGGATGGTTAATGTACTTGGTAGGGTTGACTTTTTAACTTCTAAAGCCTTGTCCTTTGTTTATTTAATTGTGCATAATAAATATTCTGGAATGGTAGGACATGTAGTTTTTCAGGGCCAATAAATATCTTTAGTTATTCCCTTACTACCAACCTCAGTGCTTATTGCTGCTATGATAATTTGACTGATAGATAGCTAGTTCATTTCATGATTTTGTCTCTGTGAGTTATTCTTATGTAAATTTGATGAATGTTGTGTTGTATATTCAATTTTAGATAATCACTAGTATTAAATACCTTGAATTATTAAACAAAGTTGTCTTAGAATCTGTAGCATAATATGCACTTGAATAGGAAAGCTGCTACCATATAAATTCTTTGCTACAAAAAGCACGCAGAAAATTGCACCATGTAGAGTTCTACTATTCATCTGCAAACATGACTTCAAACAACGTTAGTGATGAGCTACACAGTTGTATACACATCTGAAATGTTTCAGAAACTTTTGGAAAACGCAATTGTACTCAGATACAAATTCTTCTTTAGGTTGTTAGTGTTCCTGGAAGCTTTGAAGTTCCTATAACGgcacaaaagcttgggaaatctGGAAAATTTGATGCGATTCTGTGCATTGGAGCTGTGGTGAGTTGATTAATTGATTAGTTTCATATCATTTCCATATTACACATATGAATTTTTATCGCTTTGTACTTTTCATTTGATGTTCATTTTCCTAATACTATAACAGTTTAGATATATCCTCTCACATTTTACATTATACATCCCCATGAATTGTGCACATGAGGAATTATAAAGAAGATTAGTAGACCTGTGCTTTTGTAAACTATCCTCTGAACATTTTTTGGAGCTGATCCTTCTTAAATTTTACATTGAGCTACGAAATGTTACATCCACATGTCAATTACAACTGAGAAAGAAACCAAAGAACTCTAAAAAACATTTACTTTTTCAATCTGTTTTGTACTTCTCAAACTATCTTTGAAAGTGCATGGCTTCTGGCGATATCTCGTTCTTAACATGTTTTACCCATGTGCCCATCTATATTATATAACCTCTGTGAAAGGTTGTATCAAATAGCATAGGTATAGGTAACAAATAACAATATTGTCTACCtaattgtattattatttggccCTTTTATCTACATTTATCATGATGCTCGTGTGGTAATATCAAATTGAACCTATACTTTGCAAACTCATTGATAGCATTTAGCAGTAATGAATGAAAGTCTAAAGTCGAAAAAAAAGATAGCATTTAGCAGTAGCTGCTTCTATTTAATTTTGGAATTGTTCCTTAAAAAATGTTTTGCAGATTAGAGGTGACACAACCCACTATGATGCTGTTGCAAACTCAGCTGCATCAGGTGTACTCAATGCTGGATTATCTGCTGGTATGTTGTTTTCTGTTCTTCCCCTTCATGTGTCATGCAGTAGAGAACTTCCTGTCTCATCGGAGGGTAATTCTAAGTACATTCCTTTTCTTCTAGCTTTTAAGTGTTAAAAAGGTTGTCTAGCATGTTGAAATATTGAGCTCTTAAACATATTCCCGCAGGTATTGAAACTTttttatatgtttaattaattgTTGTTTCTCAGCGAATATGCATATTAAGTACAATGACAAAAAAGTCCCAAGCatatgaggtcagagaggcgttgaaaaggatgaaaggaggtaaggcgatgggaccggatggtatcccaatcgaggtgtggagatgcctcggggacatagctgtagtatggttaaccaagctgttcaaccatatttttcgatcgaacaagatgcctgatgagtggaggagaagtatattggtaccgatctacaagaataaaggggatattcaaagttgtacaaattaccggggaattaagttgatgagccatactatgaaactatgggagagagttatcgagcatcgcttgagagcaataacgcgggtctctatgaaccaatttggttttatgcccggaaggtcaaccatggaagccattttcttaataagacaagttatggagcggtatagggagaagaagaaggacctacacatggtttttattgacttggagaaggcttatgataaaataccaaggaatgttatgtggtgggctttggacaaacataaagtcccaacgaagtacgttgggctcattaaggacatgtacaacaatgttgtgactagagtttgaacaagtgatggagacatgaatgacttcccgattaggataggactacatcaagggtcagctttgagcccttatttgtttgctttagtgatggatgaggtcacaagggacatacaaggggacatcccttggtgtatgcttttcgcggacgatgtagtgctagttgatgaaagccggacaggagtgaatcagaaactggagttatggcgggagactttggagtccaaaggttttagacttagtagaactaaaactgagtatatgagatgtgacttcggcactactactcgggaggaggaagatgttagtttggaaggtcaagtagtgcctaggaaggatacctttcgatatttaggatcaatgctacagagggacggggatattgatgaagatgttagccatagaatcaaagcagggtgaatgaagtggcggcaagcgtctggtgtcctatgtgacaaaagggtaccacagaagctaaaaggcaagttttataggacggcgattagacctgctatgttgtatggtgcagaatgttggcctacgaaaagacgacatattcaacaactaagtgtcgcggaaatgcgtatgttgcgttggatttgcggtcatacaagaagggatcgagttcggaacgataatatacgtgagagattaggggtagcgccaattgaagaaaagcttgtccaacaccggttgagatggtttggacatgtgcaacggagacctccagatgcaccggtgcgtagtggaatcctaagtcaggatagtaacgtgaagagaggcagaggaagaccgaagttgacttgggtagaggcaataaaaggagacttgaaaggatggaatatacccaaagacttagccttagataggagtgcttggaagacagctattcacgtgcctgaaccttgattgcttctgttgggtttcaactctagcctaccccaacttgtttgggacttaaaggctttgttgttgttgttgttgttgttgttgacaaaaAAGTCCCAAGCAGGTTAGGGTAGACTAAAATTTTGCATGTCAAGTGACTCTGGGCAAGTACAGCTTACAGAAACCTACAATAGTTAATGTGAGCAACTAGCGTGGGACTGGAAGGTTTTGGTTATATGAGATAGCTGTATAGTTGCCTAGTTGGTGCTATAAAAGTACTTTGCAACATTAAGTGAAACTTTGCAGTGTGCTCGGCTTGTTTTTTCTTTATGATGGTTAATTCAGTTAATAATCAGACTCAGATTATTTTGGCTTTTAATGGTGATACAGGTGTTCCTTGTGTATTTGGTGTTCTAACCTGTGAAGACATGGATCAGGTACTTCGTGATTTTATCATGTACATGTATACATCTTATTAATTGTTACATGCCACCAGATCATGTTTGGTAACCCAAAGCAGGGGTAGTTCTTCATTGTTACTGGATTTCTGGCCCACATCACATGTGTAAAACTGATCAGTTTCCGGGGTAGTTCcaaattttgttttcaaaaataaaattaattgctGTTTGAGCTATGTTGTGTTCATTTTATGCTTTTTTGAATATTTTCTAGTTTCTGACCAGTAGAAACCTGTAAACAGCCAAGAGTGATTTTTGTTGCTGACCAAAATGCTATTGTTCAAGTTCCCAAGCCATATACAAACTTATTTTGAGGAGTGCCCACTATTTTGTGCATGCTACAGGCACTATCATTACATTTCCATCACCTGTAAAGTAGTGACATCTTTAATCCAGAATGGCCACGTTAGCGAAGCAGAGGTTTCACACAAGTATTCCCTTGTGATGAGAAAGTTTCATGTCCATAATGTGACTTGTGATGAGAAAGTTTCATGTCCATAATGTGACCTTTTTTGTTGATTATCTGACTACTTTTCAAAACATGTGCACTGTTTTTCTCCTTATCAAAATCCTGCTGAGAATGCTAAATCAAATACTGCAGGCGCTAAACCGTGCTGGTGGCAAGGCTGGAAACAAGGGTGCTGAAACTGCTCTAACTGCCGTAAGTAAACCTTCCGTCGGCAATCTTAATTTCAAATAAACATAGATGTATTATCACTTGACAGCTCAAGTTCCCTGCAGATTGAGATGGCCTCTCTGTTCCGGCATCACTTAGGCTGACACTTTGTGTATTCTGATCTCTATACACGAGGCGACAGTATTTCTTCCTATCAAGAGTTTTGGTTAATAGAGCTTTTCTGCCGTGGCTAGTATAATAATTTCTAAATCTGTTGGTCCGGTGCTGATTGGTTGCTTTGCTTTCTTTCTATGAAATTAGAAAAGCTCACGAGACGTTTGTAAACCTGACACCATGAATAATTGTCACCAATAATGAAATACACGGCCATGAATGAAGTTGCACTAGTGTTTGTTATGGATGAACTGCATTTGCATCCCAGAGGGCAATTCAAATGGCGTTGGAGTTTTTGTGAACGTGGACATGCATGTTGCGCCAGTCTGGGAGACTGGGACAGTGCATCGAAGCCGCAAAGCGCAAACCGGAAACCTTCCGAGTTCCGATCTTATACTGGCTATAAAATTAGCCACAAATGCCAAATCTTACTGCATAGCAAGTACAGGCGTCGATGACAAGTCATGAAATAGCTGTAGAACTAATGCAAAGCCTATTGGCCTCTCCTGCTAATGCCTGGTAAAGATCTAGTACTATCCATCAAGCTAAAACTAGGACATGGTAACAATGTTTATGGCGATACCCGAACATTAATGTCACGAACTTAAATCATAGAAATAGAAACAACATAGGGGAACTGTATTACTGCAATAATGAAGGTGAGAGGTCCGCCATCCTCGGCTATATATACAAGCACAATTGACAATCCTCGTCACCAGACAGTAATGACGGTCTGCACGCCCTAAATTGTTTTCCAAAGCGTGTTACAGATCTCAACTGGTGGCGTCGTATTCTCAAACTCGAACTTCGGTATCTTCTTCCCATTCTTGTCGACGGTATCTGATTAAAAGCTAAGGACTTCCACAATGCCATGACTTTTTGTTAATGATCGCTGTTAGAGAAAGCTGATACGAAATGCAAAAACTAAGCAGCATAGCCTTTTAGATTTAACATGAGTCACATTCTTTTCTCTGAATAGGGAAAACCGCAATAAACTGAAAggatacagcttgagatcttatCCTGGTCTTCCAAatttgggaagatatttgtaACTGACACACACATGGACAGTTTATATCTGCATAAAAATGCAGTCAGTGAGCTATTTTCACTCAGAAACAGGGTAGACAATAGAGATAATACTGGTATAGCTCGATTCATGTTGAACTAAGAGGCACAATTCAAAATTCGAACAAATACTATTCAATTAATTTTGAGTAGTGTTTTCCACAATGTTGCTATAATATTCAAAAGTGGAGGAAAGATAGTACAATCACACTGCAACAGCGGCACCTTAAGATGAGGCAACACTGCAGGAGGCAGTGCCAACCAGCAGTAGTAGTGTTGTCCAAGTCCAATGAGCAAAGAGAGGACATTTGTCTATTTCAAGTTCAATCTTatgttatgatttttttttctctacTACCACCACAACAGcgaactccgcctatgttgtctcaacatagcaggtcccaagtcctggtaaaggaggagggttgtgataggcgtggcgagccaacattaaatctagccattctaatggagatgaaacccgaaagaaaaccgttggggcgtaaccctcttagcgacgcgccatatcggaacccggatatggtgttaaatgagcaagggccggatcgtcacccccgtgacgcgccatgtcgcgatctgggcacggtgtaagtgagcaaggatcgggtcgtcgcatccttagtggcgcgctacatcggcgcccgggtgttgTGAAAAATGAGTaagggtcttcgcatctgagtcgacgggtgcgaagggtaaggaagctagtcgaacaaCTAAGATCCGTTTagatagttggaatgtagggtcgcttacaggtaagttaatagaattagttgataccgcgactaggaggcgtgtaaatatattatgtgttcaagagactaaatggaagagtcagaaggcgaaggaggtggacaatacaggtttcaagctttggtacacagggacagtcgcgaataggaatggagtaggagttttgattgataagagcctcaagaatagtgtggtgggagtgagaatgtaaggagataggattatcttagtcaagcttgtcattggtgatatggtcttgaacgtaattagtgcgtatgccccccaagtaggcctcgacgagagtgctaagagacagttctgggaagacttagatgacctgattagagttgtacctattagtgagaagctt from Miscanthus floridulus cultivar M001 chromosome 11, ASM1932011v1, whole genome shotgun sequence includes these protein-coding regions:
- the LOC136492617 gene encoding 6,7-dimethyl-8-ribityllumazine synthase, chloroplastic-like, which translates into the protein MATAPVTSSVATNSPCVRLPSMPLRRAPATISFSSHPWPAALISCIGLSQRSDVVAAAGHQKLMGSLTSNEGLRFGVVVARFNEVVTNLLLQGALETFERYSVKAENITVVSVPGSFEVPITAQKLGKSGKFDAILCIGAVIRGDTTHYDAVANSAASGVLNAGLSAGVPCVFGVLTCEDMDQALNRAGGKAGNKGAETALTAIEMASLFRHHLG